In Streptomyces sp. ML-6, the genomic stretch GAGCACCGGCATCGCGGAGGGCCCGTCCGGGCGCGCCGGTTTCCGTACAGGCCCGGACGGCTCGGACGAGGGGGAGGACGGGGCCTCACGTCCCGGCGTCGTGCCCTGCCCGGAGCCCATGGCTCCCGGACGCGGCCGACGACGGTCACCGAGCAGGGGAGCGCCGTCCTGGCGCCTGGCGGTCGGGGGGAGCGAGGGCAGCGGGGCACCGATCCCCCCACGGGTGGGCCTCGCCCGGTCGGCCGGTGGCGGTGCCGATGCCCCACCGGGGCCCGAGGGTTTCGACGGCCCGTGCCCGGTGGGCTCCTGATCCCGTTTTGGAGCCGACGGGGACGGCCGGGACGGCTCCGCGGCGCCGGTACGCGCGGACGGCTGCGGGCGTGCGGGTGAGTGCGAAGGTGGGGACGGCTGCGGGCGCGCAGGCGGTGTCGTCGCCTCCGGCAGGCGCGCGGTCACCGGGGCCGGTGCCTCCGCTTCCTGTCGTTGGAGTACGGGCATGCCGGGTTCGGGCTGCCTCGTGGGGTCGGACGGTACGACCGCCCCGTGTTGTCCCGCCGGGCCGGCGGGCACGGCCCCGGAGGGCAGTTGCCGCAGCGGTTTGCCCAGGGCGGGCCGCAGCGCCGTGACCCCGGAAGGGCCGGTGGGGCCGGTCGGCCCGGGCGCGGTTCCGGGCGTCGGGGCTGACGCGGGGGCGTCCGTCCGGCCGGACACGATTCGCCGGGCGTCCCCGCCGTCGGTGCCGGGCGCGGATGCGGTCGGTGTGGCTGCCACGGTCGGTACGACCCCGGTGATGTGCCGCAGCGGCATCGCCGGGCGCCGGGCGACGATCAGCGGCGGCGCGGTCCGCCGGGGGCGTACCGGGGCGGGACGGGCGAGCCGGGGCTCGGCCGGTACCGGCATGTCGCCCCCGCCGGACGGCGCCACCGCTGCCGTGTTCCCGGCCGGAGACGCGCTGGACGCGCTCGACGGGGGCGGTGCGGTTCCGGGCGCGGGCGTACCCCTGCCGTGGGCGGCGCCGCGCGGCGCCACCCGGCCGGAGGACCCGGACGGCCCCGCGCTCGACCGCTGGACGACCGCAGGCCCCCGCCCCCCGCCCTCCGCCCCGGACGGCGGGCCGGCGACGGGCTCGGTGCCACCCTCCGCGTCGGACCGGGCGGCGCGCAACAGCAGCGGTCCACCGGCGGAGACCTCGCGCGCGCCCGCGGGGCGGGTGACCCCCCGGATGAGGCCCACCGGCGCGGACGGCATCACGGCATGGCCGAGTTCGCCGCCGAACGCGACGTTCTGCCACGAGGCGAGGCCGGACCTGAACCGCAGCCCGTCGCTCACCCCGATCGAGGACCGGGCGACGGTCACCGCGGGCGGCGCGACCTGCCGCCAGCCGCCGTCCCAGTCACCGCCCTGCCGATCGGCCCGGCCGGTGTCCGGGGCGGCACCGGACACCGGCCCGGTACCGGCCTCGTCCCTGCCCCCCGAGGGGGCGTCGGACGGTGTCCGGTCCGCCCGGCGGAACCAGTCGCCGAACCCCATACGATCACCCGCCTTCGTTGACGCGGGTGTTGATCCGCGCTATCTCCCGGACCCACTGCTGACGCTCGCCGTGGGTGAGGTCGAGAATGTCCTCACGCTGCCAATGGAAGTGGTAGGCGACGTACGCGATCTCCTCCCGCAGACGGGGAAGCGCGTACGTCACGATTCCCCCAGGCGCCCACCCGAGAGGTCCACCTCGAACGAGCCATGGCACAACGGACACGTCACCGCGGCGTGCGTATGGCCCTCGCTGTTGATCCGCCGGTAGAAGTCCTGGAGGAACGCCACGTCGGTGGCGTACATCCGCTCCACCACCCCGGCGTGCACATCGGTGATGGTGCCGAGCCGGGTGATCACCTGGCTCAGCAGCACCACGCTCAGGTACGCCGGGTTCTCCTTCACCCGCAGGTCGATCTGCGGGCGCAGCTCGTCCCGCGCCGTCGCGAGCCGCATCGAGCCCTGCCGGTGCACCTGGCCCTCGTCGTCGACGTAACCGCGCGGCAGCTCGAACTCGAACTCCGTCCGCAGGTCCGGGCGTTCCCGCTGACGTGCCGCGGGCGGGGCGGGAACTTCCTCGCGGGCGGCGGGCCGGGCGGACGCCAGGGTGTCGAGGACTTCGTCGAGTCCGCCCGACGTAACGGTCCTGCGCCTCATTCGACCACGATCTCCTCGAAGGTGATGGTGACCGTCTCCGTGGCCGGGCTGGACTCGCCGGCCTTCAGGGACGGGCCCTCCCACTTGCTGGCCCAGCCCTGCATCAACTGGATGCGCCGGACCGTGTCACCCTTCGAGTCCTTGATCTCGATGGTCAGGTTCTGGCGCGCGGTGTCGACGGCCCCGTTGTTGAGCGTCTCCTTGATCCACTTGGTGAACTCGCTGCTCTTGTCGAGCCCGCGGGTGATCGTCACCTCGCCCGCCTGGCGCGCGCCGGGCTGCTTGCGGATGATCTGCTTGCCCTCGGCGGTCACCTGACGGACCTCGACGACTTCTTCCTCGACGGTCAGACCGCTGACCTCCTGGATCGACTCGACGAGATAGCCGCCGAGCTGCACGCCGAAGACGTGGGTGGAAAGAGCGTCGCCCTCTGCCATGACTCTGTGTCACCTGTTCCGTTTCGCGGACCCTGCCGGGTCACTCGTTGACGAGGCTGGTGCTGTCGGAGAACTGCGAGAGGCGGAAGACCACGAACTCCGCGGGCTTCACCGGTGCCACGCCGATCTCGCACACGACCTGGCCGAGGTCGATCGACTCCTGCGGATTGTTGTCGCGGTCGCACTTGACGTAGAACGCCTCCTCGGCCGTGCGGCCGAAGAGTGCGCCCCGGCGCCATTCCTCGGTGAGGAAGGCGGTCACGTTGCGCCGGATGCTCGACCACAGGCGGTCGTCGTTCGGCTCGAACACCACCCACTGGGTGCCCAGGAGGATCGACTCCTCCAGGTAGTTGAAGAGACGGCGCACGTTGAGGTAGCGCCAGGCCGGGTCGGACGAGAGCGTGCGGGCGCCCCAGATCCGGATGCCGCGGCCGGGGAAGGCGCGCACGCAGTTGACGCCGATCGGGTTCAGCAGGTCCTGCTCGCCCTTGCTGAGCCGGATCTCCAGGTCCAGCGCCCCGCGGATGACCTCGTTGGCGGGGGCCTTGTGCACACCGCGCTCGCCGTCGCTGCGCGCCCACACGCCGGAGACGTGACCGCTCGGCGGCATCAGGGAGTTGCGGCCGGCCTCCGGGTCGAAGACGCTGATCCACGGGTAGTACACGGTCGCGTAGCGGGAGTCGAATCCGGCGTCGTCGTTGCGCCAGGCACGGACCCGCTGCGCGTTCATGCCCGGCGGGGTGTCCAGTACGGCGACCCGGTCGCCCATCTGCTCACAGTGCGAGATCAGCGCGAGCTGGACGGTCTTGACGCCCTCGGCGTCGACGGCCCCGCGCTGGTGGGCGCTCATCAGGTCCGGAACGGCGACCATGGTGATCTCGTCGATCGCCTCGAGCCCCGCGATCCCGGTGCGCTGCGACGAGTCCCCGACGAACTCGGCCAGGTCCACGGGCGCGGCGCCGGCCCCCGGGCCCGCGGCGGCGGGCGAGAGCGGGAGGACCTGGTTCGCGGGACGGCTCTGGGCCGCGCCGGGCTGCTCGACGACCTCGATCAGCTTGGACTGGCGGACCTGGGTGACCAGGTAGCCCTTGACGCTCTTGCGGAGGGAGACGTCGAAGGTCTCCACCACCTTGCCGGCCTGCCGCACCAGCAGCCGGAACCGGTCCTCCGGGGGGTTCTCCCCCTCCGCGTCGGCGACCTCCACCGAGAGGTCGCCGCCCGCGCCGGGCCGGGCGGACACCTGGAAGCCCCCGAGCGCGACGGACGGGGCAGCCCCGCCGGCGGCCGGGTCCTGCGCGGCGCCGCCCACCCGCACGACGTAGGCCGCGCCGCCGCCGTTGGCGAAGTAGCCGTGGACCGCGCGCGTCAGATACGTGCCGGGTGCGTGGGTGCCGAAGACCTGGACGTACTGGTCCCAGTTGGTCACCAGGGTCGGCTGGTGGAAGGGGCCGGTCTCCGAGAAACCTACGAAGGCTGCGATCGCCGTGCCGACTCCTTCGATGGGCCGTGCTCCGGACTGCACCTCCTCCACGTATACGCCGGGGGTGAGGTACGACGGCATACTCGCTCCTTCGGGTGGTCGTCCGGTCGCCGTCCAGTCTTGTCGGGCCGCCCCGGCGGGCAGTAGGCCCCGGAGTCCTGGGCACGGGGCAAGGTCACTGCCTTTCCGGGCGCCCCGGGGGGCAGGGAATTCTTCCCCGCGCGGACATTCTCGGCGGGCTTCCCGGGCCCGGCCCGCAGCAATTCTTTTGTCCCATTCGATGGACGCGGGATGAACTCCGGTGCGGAGGAAGGCGCGTGTCGGTTCGCCGGGTGTCCGAGTGCCCGGAATACGGATGCCCGGACCCCGGGAATGACGGTGAATGAAGGCAGAGGAACCGGCCCCGACGGGGCCGCGGAACCACTCGCGAACACATGCGTGCCGACGCCCGTCCGGTTCTGTCCCCGGCGGGTGCGCGAGGCCGCGCGTCGCGGCGTCCGTCGACGGGCCCCGTACGCTCCCGCCGCAGCCCTCCGGTAGCCGCGCCGCGCACCCTCCGGCGAGGCCCGCCCATTTCTGCCGGGACAGGACAATCCATGGTCAAAGCCCGATCGAGGGGCAGCCACTATCGGCCAGAATGCGCCACGGGATCGGTCGACCGGTCGGCCCCGCACGGTCGGAGGGACCCGGAGGGCCGGGCGGGCGCCCGTGCGACCCCCGCCCGGACGGCGACGGAGGGGCCGCGGACGTTCTTCGCCCGCCGTCGTTTCACGGGCCGCCACGGCTCCGTTTCATCAGGATGTACGGGGAAAGAGTTTCGCCAACGCCCGGCAAGCCGGGTTTCCCCGGAGCGGAATTTCTGCTGTTCTCTTCCCGCCCGGGGAAGTGGGGTCGGTGCTTTGTTCTACGGTTCGAGGTCGCGCAGGATGCCGCTGACGTTGACCACTTGGTGGCATCCGGCTGCCTGCGTTCCGGTGGCCGGAGTACCCGGTTTGTTGCACGTCACGGAAGCGGTGACCGTTTCGTTCTCCGGAATCTCGATGGGGGTGACCCAGTGATAGTCCTGGTTGCGGAAGGTCTCCAGGGCGATGGTGGTGATCTTCCGGTTCCCGAACGTGATGGTCAGTACCCCTTCGTCGCCCTGGAAGTTCGCCACCACGAGGTCCGTGACGCCGAACACCTTCCCCTCGGGTACCCGGTACGGCTTCTTCCTCGTGCCCCCCGAGCCGACCTGCACGTCGATCGTCTCCGACATCTGCTGGTGGCCGTCGCCGCCCGCGCCCGACGTCGAGCCGGAGCCGCCCGAGCCGCCGGGGGACCGGCCGGGCCGGGGCTTCTGGCTCCCGTCCTGCCCCTGACCGCCGGAGGCGTCGCCCGAGCCGCCGGACGAGGCCCCGCCCTGCTGCCCGCCGCCCCGCCGCTCCTTCTCCGCGGCGTCGGTCACCGCTTGTTTCGCGGTACTTTTCACCGCGGGCCTGACCAGCGCGAACCACGCGAGCAGCAGGGCGAGCAACGCGGCCAGCACGATCAGCAGCCACCTGGGCAGTACCGGGATCTGGGCGAACTCGCCGGGCAGCGTCTCCGGCCGGCGGGGCTGCCCGTCCTCGGCCTCCCCCTCGGTCCTCTCGGCGGCCTCGACCTCGAACGGCCAGGTGGCCGGCGTGCCGAACCAGATCAGCTTCTGGGCCCGCACCCGCAGTCCCACCTCGGCGGACTCGCCCGGCTCCAGGCGCCGTTGGCCGGGGGAGAGGGCCAGCCGGAGCTCCTCCCCCTCCTGCGTGCCGGTGAACACGACGCCGACCGGGGTGTTCCCCCGGTTCTGCACCGCGGTCCGGAACCGGGCCCCCCGCCAGCCGCGGCGCCGACGGGGCTCGAGCTGCCCCCGGAGCTCGTGGAAGGGCTCGACGACCACGGTGGTCTCGGGGACCGCCACCGACTCGGGGCGCTCCGCAGGCAGGACGCGTACCCCCAGGGGCGTCTCCCCGGCCCGGACCTCGTGGGAACGGGGCGGCGCGAGCCGTACGGCCACCACCTCGGAGGTGCCCGGATAGAGCGAGACGCGCGCCGGCTCCACGGTGCTCCACGCGGCGCAGTCGCCGACCACTTCGAGCGTGTAGGCCTCGACGATGTCGCCGTCGTTGCGCACGGTCAGGGTCGTCGTCGCCTCGGCGCCGGGCGACACCGTCACCGTGGACATTTCGAATTCGGCAGATGTGGTCACGGTGCGACGTTAGGCCGAGGACACGGGGGCGCAGCAGAGACGGGAGGGCAACGCACGGGCAGGGCTTGTGCCCCCGGAGCCCCACAGCACGGTCTCCCCGAGCCCCTCTCCCGCGCCAGGTCCCCCTGACGGGGCCGGGCACGCACGGGCAAGGCGACCGGCACACCGAGGCAAGAGCACCTGAGGAAGACGAGCACGGAACGATGACGACGACAGACGTGAAGAGCGAGGCGGCGGCGCGCGGACAGTTCCGCAGGCCCACCGCTTCGGAACGCTCCGCCCAGCGCCGCGCGCGGAAGACTCCCGCGGGCAGGGTCTCCGTGGCGGTGTACGCGGAGGACCTGATCCTCCAGACAGGCGTGATACACCAGTTGCGCCCGCGCCCCGAGATAGAACTGACGACGGAGGCCGAGGCCGACCGGGCCCAGGTCTCCTTAGTGGTGGTGGACATGGTGGACGAACCCACCGTCCGGCTCCTCTCCAGACTCCAGCGCAACACCGCCACCCGCACCGGACTCGTCGTCGGCTTCTTCGAATCGGGCGCGCTCCAGACCCTGATCGAGTGCGGTGTGGCCGCCGTGCTCAGGCGCGGGGAGGCCGACCAGGACCGCCTCGTCCATCTGGTGACGGCGATAGCCAACGGCGAGGGCGTACTCCCGGGCGACCTGCTCGGAAAGCTCCTCGACCACGTCAGCAGCCTCCAGCGCACGGTCCTCGACCCCCGGGGGCTCTCGCTCTCCACCCTCACGGCACGGGAGGCGGAGATGATCCGACTGGTGTCGGAGGGCTTCGGCACGGCGGAGATCGCGCAGAAGACCTCGTACTCCGAACGCACCGTCAAGAACGTGCTGCACGAGATGGCGACCCGGCTCGAACTGCGCAACCGGGCCCACGCCGTCGGCTACGCCATGCGCCACGGGCTCATCTGAGTCCCGCCCCGGGCTCCCGTGCGGGCGGTGTGCCGACGCCGCCGCACGGGAGCGCGCCGGGCCCCGGGGAAGGGGTCGAGGGGCGGACGCAAAGGGCAGCGGTTCCTTCCCCCGGTACGGGCCCTCGGGGCCTGTTCCCGGCCCGGGCCGGGCGGGATGCTGGCGGAGGGGAGCGTCATCAACCAGACTGTGAGGTGGGCCGTGACCGGCACTGCTGGCCCGGTGGGGCGAAACCGGCTGCACCGACTGGCGGGCGTGGTGGTGCTGTTGGCGCCGCTGCTGGTGGCGGGGTCCGCGTCCGAACCGCGGGAAGCACCACGGTTGGCCGCGGCGGCGGACGAGACCCCGGTCGACGCCGGACGCATCACCTACGCCGGGACCGAGCACCGCAGCATCGGCAGGGCCGTCGGCGAGAAAAGCTCCGACCCGCTGTTCGGGCCCGGGCCGGCCCACTACGACCAGGACCCGTTCGTACGCGGCGACACGATGGTCTTCACCAGCCTGCGCGACAGCGTGCGCCCGCAGGTGTACGTGCGCGAGGCGAACGGAGCCGTCCGCAGGCTCACCAGCGACCGGGACGCCGCGCACCCCGAACTCTCCCCGGACGGACGGACCGTGGTGTTCGACTCCGAGGAGCGGGGCGAGGACGGCAAGGTCCAGCGCGACGTGTGGATCGTCGACGTCGACGGCACCGGTCTGCGGCGGCTGATGGACACCCCCAACAACGAGACCTCCCCGACCTTCTCCCCGGACGGCACCCGCATCGCGTTCTCCTGCGACTCCGGCGACGAGGGCGCCGGGATCATCTACGAGCAGGCCGTGTCCGGCGGACCGGCGAGGCCCGTCAGCCATGTGACCGGCAACGCGACCGAACCGGCGTGGAACCCGGTGGACGACGACGCCCACCGCGACCAGATCGCGTACACCCTCACCCCCGGCGTGGAGGAGGACGATCCGAGGCTGTGGGTGACCGAGGGCCGCCCCGGCACCGACCGCGCACTGCTCGCCGGCGGGCAGGCGACCTGGCGCACCCGCTCGGCCGCCTGGCTGGCGGACGGAACGGGTCTGGTCTTCCTCGGCCGCGACTGCACGTGCGAGTACGAACGTGTCTACCGGGCAACCGCCTTCGACAGGGCCGCGCCGACGACCGTACTGGACGAGAACCGCAAGCTCGATTCGCCCACCTGGACCGGCCCGCCGGCCACCGGGACCGTCATCGTCTCCCGGCAGACGCCGCACAGGCCGAAGAAGGAGAACAACGAGGCGGGGCCCCAAGATCCGGTCGCCGTGACGCTCCAGGACGTCCGGCAGGACGGCTCCGACCCGCGGGACCTCGGAATTCCCGTCCTGCGCGAGGACCCGGGCGCCGTCGACAACGCGGACCTGCTGTTCAACCCGGGGAAGGAATACGACCCGTGGACCGAGCGACAGAGCTACACCCCGGACGGCCGGCGCATCGTCGTGACCCGCTTCGAGGGCCCGGAGGACGCACGCTTCGAGCGGATCTGGCTGGCCGACGCCGACGGCGGCAACGCGGCCGTGATGCCGCTCGCCGGGCGCAGCCCCGGTGACCGGGACACCGACCCCGCGTTCTCCCCGGACGGCACCAAACTGGCGTTCACCAGGACCTCGCCCGGCGGCGCCGGAGACGGGGCGGGGCCGAGCAGCGTCCTCGTCGCGGACGTCGCGACGGGGGCGATCATCGGCAAGGTCGTGCCGCCGGCCGGGCAGTTGACGGGACAGGACGCCCAGCCCGCCTGGTCGCCCGACGGCACCACCCTCGCCTTCACCCGCAACCACGTGATCCGGGGCCTCGGCGGCATCAAGCACATCTGGACCGCACCGGTGAACGCGCTCGACCAGCAGCGCGACCTCAGCGCCACGATCTGCTCCGGCGAGTGCAAGAAGATCGACGACAGCCCCGCCTTCTCCCCGGACGGCACCCGCATCGCCTTCAACCGCAAGGACGGCGGCAACGACCAGAACAGCGGTCGCGGCGGCATCCTGATCACCTCGCCGAACGGCGACGAGTGCCGGGTGGTGCTCCCCGCCACCCGGCGGGACGACCCCGAAGCCTGCCGCCAGGACCTTCCGGACACCCCGCCGAACGGCCCCTTCCAGCCCCGTGACGTGGCCTGGTCGCCGGACGGCGGACGGCTCGTGATGAGTTCGCGCCGGGAGGCCGCGCCGAACTCCCCGGAGCAGCTGTCCGTGCTGGACCTCTCCTCCGGCACCCTGACACCGTTCGGCGGGCGGCTCGGCGGACGGCAGAAGGAGCCCGCCTTCCAGCAGTCCGTCGACCTGTCCCTGACCGCGCCGCCC encodes the following:
- a CDS encoding DUF6760 family protein, with the protein product MTYALPRLREEIAYVAYHFHWQREDILDLTHGERQQWVREIARINTRVNEGG
- a CDS encoding phage tail protein: MAEGDALSTHVFGVQLGGYLVESIQEVSGLTVEEEVVEVRQVTAEGKQIIRKQPGARQAGEVTITRGLDKSSEFTKWIKETLNNGAVDTARQNLTIEIKDSKGDTVRRIQLMQGWASKWEGPSLKAGESSPATETVTITFEEIVVE
- a CDS encoding phage tail sheath family protein, whose amino-acid sequence is MPSYLTPGVYVEEVQSGARPIEGVGTAIAAFVGFSETGPFHQPTLVTNWDQYVQVFGTHAPGTYLTRAVHGYFANGGGAAYVVRVGGAAQDPAAGGAAPSVALGGFQVSARPGAGGDLSVEVADAEGENPPEDRFRLLVRQAGKVVETFDVSLRKSVKGYLVTQVRQSKLIEVVEQPGAAQSRPANQVLPLSPAAAGPGAGAAPVDLAEFVGDSSQRTGIAGLEAIDEITMVAVPDLMSAHQRGAVDAEGVKTVQLALISHCEQMGDRVAVLDTPPGMNAQRVRAWRNDDAGFDSRYATVYYPWISVFDPEAGRNSLMPPSGHVSGVWARSDGERGVHKAPANEVIRGALDLEIRLSKGEQDLLNPIGVNCVRAFPGRGIRIWGARTLSSDPAWRYLNVRRLFNYLEESILLGTQWVVFEPNDDRLWSSIRRNVTAFLTEEWRRGALFGRTAEEAFYVKCDRDNNPQESIDLGQVVCEIGVAPVKPAEFVVFRLSQFSDSTSLVNE
- a CDS encoding hydrolytic protein, whose product is MSTVTVSPGAEATTTLTVRNDGDIVEAYTLEVVGDCAAWSTVEPARVSLYPGTSEVVAVRLAPPRSHEVRAGETPLGVRVLPAERPESVAVPETTVVVEPFHELRGQLEPRRRRGWRGARFRTAVQNRGNTPVGVVFTGTQEGEELRLALSPGQRRLEPGESAEVGLRVRAQKLIWFGTPATWPFEVEAAERTEGEAEDGQPRRPETLPGEFAQIPVLPRWLLIVLAALLALLLAWFALVRPAVKSTAKQAVTDAAEKERRGGGQQGGASSGGSGDASGGQGQDGSQKPRPGRSPGGSGGSGSTSGAGGDGHQQMSETIDVQVGSGGTRKKPYRVPEGKVFGVTDLVVANFQGDEGVLTITFGNRKITTIALETFRNQDYHWVTPIEIPENETVTASVTCNKPGTPATGTQAAGCHQVVNVSGILRDLEP
- a CDS encoding LuxR C-terminal-related transcriptional regulator — protein: MTTTDVKSEAAARGQFRRPTASERSAQRRARKTPAGRVSVAVYAEDLILQTGVIHQLRPRPEIELTTEAEADRAQVSLVVVDMVDEPTVRLLSRLQRNTATRTGLVVGFFESGALQTLIECGVAAVLRRGEADQDRLVHLVTAIANGEGVLPGDLLGKLLDHVSSLQRTVLDPRGLSLSTLTAREAEMIRLVSEGFGTAEIAQKTSYSERTVKNVLHEMATRLELRNRAHAVGYAMRHGLI